Proteins from a genomic interval of Osmia bicornis bicornis chromosome 11, iOsmBic2.1, whole genome shotgun sequence:
- the LOC114875979 gene encoding phospholipase A2 inhibitor and Ly6/PLAUR domain-containing protein, which yields MNSLIIYWTILMTCCLTLNHALECYVCTNQEGNREKCLKSTKTCEQGQDACLTMIRWGSTPYWSPGAKKQFYVSKMCSTKKECERTKQSNMDDCTYIWYQDWQCSDCCQGDKCNYYAISAAGEVRPHWLVVTIVSIFLYNLWSMINKH from the exons TCTAACGCTTA ACCACGCCCTGGAATGCTACGTTTGTACCAATCAAGAAGGTAACAGAGAAAAGTGTCTGAAGAGTACAAAAACCTGCGAGCAAGGCCAAGATGCTTGTTTAACAATGATTAGATGGGGAA GCACCCCGTATTGGTCACCAGGTGCCAAGAAACAATTTTACGTCTCCAAGATGTGTTCCACTAAAAAGGAGTGTGAAAGAACAAAACAGTCTAACATGGATGATTGCACATATATATGGTACCAAGATTGGCAGTGTTCTGATTGCTGTCAAGGGGACAAGTGCAATTATTATGCTATA TCTGCTGCAGGGGAAGTACGTCCGCATTGGCTGGTCGTAACCATCGTTTCGATATTTCTATACAATTTATGGAGTATGATCAACAAACATTAG